GCAACGAGCTGTGACGGCGAGCTGTGACGATCAGCCCGCCAACCAGCCCTGCGCGAACAACATCGCGAGGAAGCTGATCAACATCGTTAGCCCCACAGAGGTGGTCACGATGCGAACCATCCCACGGTTCGCCTCAATTGGCAGTCGGGAGATTACCGCCTCTGTACTGGTCCGAAGGATGTGCCCGCCATCGAGCGGGAACGCCGGAATGCAGTTGAAGAACCCAAGCTGAACGTTGATCCAGCCGGTCCAGAACAGCAGGTTCGCGAGGACGAATATCGTCCCGTCACCCAGCGCGGCGAGCGACCCCTGCACCTCATAGAAGTTCTGCACACCGCCGGTGAAGCCGGCGAAATTGAACGGGAGAATCCCGACAACGCCGATCAGTGGCAACAGGAGTGCGAGACCGATCTTCCCGAGGAACGTGTCCGTCACCGCGCCGTAGCTGCTCTCACCGCCTCCGCCGAGGACGGCGAGGTACTCTTCTGCGGGGTAGAGCTGTACGCCGAGGTCGTTCAACTCGAGTCCAGACGTTCCCAGCGCGCCCTGGATTCCCAGGAACGCGCTGCCGGGCTGTTGTGGGTGCTCGCCGAGGGTGACTTCTGCCTCATCGCGTTCGCCGTCGGCGTAACTCACGACGGACAGTTCGTCGCCAGGCTCGGCATCTGCGAGCTGGGACTCGAGTCCCGCGTAGTCGTGGACGCGTTCGTCGCCGATGGTGGTGATGATGACGACGTTTCCGGCCTGGCCGGTTGCGTCGTCGAGCGGTTCGCCGTCGGCGACCTCGACCGCTGCGCCGATCGGTACCTCGGTGTCGGTTTGCTCGTCGGTGTCCGCCGGCTGGACGGTGAGCGTCGCGGTGTGGTCATCGCCGACAGCGTCGATGAAGCCCTGTTCAGTCCCGACGGCGTCGCCGTCGACGGCGACGATCTGATCGCCGGTCGAGAGGTCAGCCGGACCGCCGTCGATCGCAGCGGTGACGAGCAACGAGCGGTCGACAGAGACTGTTTCCTCGCCGTCGAGTTCGACGGTCACTTCGTCACCGCCGGACTCGAGTTGCGCCATGAGGTCGTCGTTGTCATCTACTGCGTCGCCGTCGATGGCGGTGATCCGGTCGTTCGGCTCGATACCGGCGTCTTCGGCGGGTGAGCCAGGTGCGACGCCGCCGACGGCAGCACCGGGGGCGACGGCGATCGCGCCGACAATAGGACCGAAGAGGAGCGCGAAGGCGATGATCGTGACGGCGAAGTTGTTCGTCACGCCAGCCGCGAACATCCGCGTCTGGCCGCCACGGGAGGCGTCCTTGCTACTCTCCTGGTCGGGCTCGACGAACGCGCCGAACGGGATGATCGCGAGCATCGCGATTCCCATCGAGTTGATGTCGATGTCCTCGACGCGACAGAGCAGTCCGTGACCACCCTCGTGGACGACGAGACCGACGAGCAGGCCGAAAACGATACCCGGCGTCGCAGAGAGCGGCAGGAAGTCATTGACGCCCGGGATAACGAGGACGTTCCGTGGCTGCTGGACGCCGCCAGTGGGCTGTGGCGTCGTGAGAGCAGCGACTGCCGCGAGCAACAGGAAAACGAACATCGTCGCCATGACGACGACGGCGATCCCGATACCGATATTCGCCCACGCCCGCCAGAACCGTTTCGGCCCGGAGAGCCAGTCGAGAAACTCCCGACCGCGTTTCGTATGGAAGGTAAGAATCGGACCCTGTGCTCCGACGAATGCGGGGAGCAGATCCAGTTTCCGGAGTGCGATAATCCCGGCCCAGTAGAGCAAGAGCCCCACGACGACCCACGTGAGTAGCTCCGACCCGAAGAGTTCGGGAACCGAGACGACAGCTGGCGTGCCGTAATCCATCGACAGTAATTCAGCGCGGTGTTCTCAAAGGGCTTTTGTCTGGCGTTGCCTCACCACATCTGATAGTTTTCACCGCGTTTGTGAAGAAGCGAGCTGCCAGAATGGGGTCGGCTCGTACCCGGATCCCGTCGAGCGCTGGTGAGAACCGTCGAATGTCGTCTAGCGCTCCCGGCGAAGCCGCGCGACGACGAACTCCTGGTCTACTTTCGCCAGGAACGGCCCGAGCTTCGGACCCTGCTCCTCGTCGAAGAACAACCGGTAGCCCGCACCGAAGAACTCGCCGGTGTCGATGTCGTTGCGCTTTGCCGTCTCGTAGATTTCGCCCTGGATTTCCTCTGGGTCGTGACCCGCCTCGATGAAGTCCGCGAGTTCGGCGAGGGCGTCCTCAGTCTCGGCGTCGAACTCGTGATCTGGAATCTCGGTGCGCTTGAGTTCGTAATCGAACTCGTTCTCGGTTCGGCGCGCCCAGTTGCGGGCGCGCTCGACTCGCGCGAGCGCCTGTTCGACCGCCCACTCGGGCGCGTCGTCCGGAATGTGTCCCTCGCGGCGGGCGATTTCCTCGCGCAGGTCCGGATCGTCCGTCATGCCAAGCACCGCAGCGAAGGTGTAGGGGAGACGGATGCGCTCCTCGCGAACCTCCTCTACGACGAGCGGGTAGACACGGTCAGCGAAGGCCTGTTCGTCCTCAGTCGCCTCCGCAACTTCGCCGAAGTAGGTCGCCTCGAAGCGGTCGAACTCGTCGACCAACTGGTCGAGGCGTTCGATGCTGAAGTCCCGCGCTCGCGAGGGATCCTTCGCAAAGAAGTACCGGAGGACCTCCGGCTCGAGTAACTCGAGTACGTCCGAGACGAGAATTACGTTCCCTTCGGAGGAGGAGAACGGCTCGCCGTCTAAGGTGAACCACTCGTAGACCATCGGAACGGGCGGCTCGATATCGAGGACGTTGCGAGCGACATCGTCGCCGCTCGGCCAGGAGCCTTCGGCGTGGTCCTTGCCGAAAGGTTCGAAGTCGACGCCGAGGACGCCCCACTGGCCGGGCCACTCGAAGCGCCAGGGCATCTTGCCCTCGCGAATGGTGGCGGTTCCCTCGTGACCACAGCCGTCGATGGTGCGGTCGCCGGCGTCCATGTCGGTACAGCGGTAGTCGACGGTTGGGAGGTCGCTCTCTTCCGGCTCCAGCGTGACATCCGTCACCGTCTCCGTAACCTTGCCACACTCCTCGCAAATCGGGTTGAACGGGATGTACTCCTCGTCGACCTTGTCCTGATACTCGGCGAGGACTTCCCGTGCGCGGTCACGATTTGCCAGCGCGTGACGAGTGACGTCGTCGAACGTGCCGTCCGTGTAGAGGTCTGTCGTCGAGACCATGTCGATCGGCACGTCGACGGCGTCGGCGCTGTCCTGGATAATCGTCGAGAAGTGGTCGCCGTAGGAGTCACAGCAGCCGAAGGGGTCCGGAATGTCGGTATATGGGTGGCCGAGGTTGCGACCGAGCGCACCGGCGTCGA
The DNA window shown above is from Natrialba magadii ATCC 43099 and carries:
- a CDS encoding site-2 protease family protein, with the translated sequence MDYGTPAVVSVPELFGSELLTWVVVGLLLYWAGIIALRKLDLLPAFVGAQGPILTFHTKRGREFLDWLSGPKRFWRAWANIGIGIAVVVMATMFVFLLLAAVAALTTPQPTGGVQQPRNVLVIPGVNDFLPLSATPGIVFGLLVGLVVHEGGHGLLCRVEDIDINSMGIAMLAIIPFGAFVEPDQESSKDASRGGQTRMFAAGVTNNFAVTIIAFALLFGPIVGAIAVAPGAAVGGVAPGSPAEDAGIEPNDRITAIDGDAVDDNDDLMAQLESGGDEVTVELDGEETVSVDRSLLVTAAIDGGPADLSTGDQIVAVDGDAVGTEQGFIDAVGDDHTATLTVQPADTDEQTDTEVPIGAAVEVADGEPLDDATGQAGNVVIITTIGDERVHDYAGLESQLADAEPGDELSVVSYADGERDEAEVTLGEHPQQPGSAFLGIQGALGTSGLELNDLGVQLYPAEEYLAVLGGGGESSYGAVTDTFLGKIGLALLLPLIGVVGILPFNFAGFTGGVQNFYEVQGSLAALGDGTIFVLANLLFWTGWINVQLGFFNCIPAFPLDGGHILRTSTEAVISRLPIEANRGMVRIVTTSVGLTMLISFLAMLFAQGWLAG
- the lysS gene encoding lysine--tRNA ligase — encoded protein: MSEDDLADGRSPYILQQDDDEMRYAFWADTVADQVEARVADQHPDEDEPEIVIKGGISPSGVPHLGNVNEILRGYFVAAVLRERGHEVRQVFTADDRDPLRKLPRTLCDLDGNLVDLGDVDAGALGRNLGHPYTDIPDPFGCCDSYGDHFSTIIQDSADAVDVPIDMVSTTDLYTDGTFDDVTRHALANRDRAREVLAEYQDKVDEEYIPFNPICEECGKVTETVTDVTLEPEESDLPTVDYRCTDMDAGDRTIDGCGHEGTATIREGKMPWRFEWPGQWGVLGVDFEPFGKDHAEGSWPSGDDVARNVLDIEPPVPMVYEWFTLDGEPFSSSEGNVILVSDVLELLEPEVLRYFFAKDPSRARDFSIERLDQLVDEFDRFEATYFGEVAEATEDEQAFADRVYPLVVEEVREERIRLPYTFAAVLGMTDDPDLREEIARREGHIPDDAPEWAVEQALARVERARNWARRTENEFDYELKRTEIPDHEFDAETEDALAELADFIEAGHDPEEIQGEIYETAKRNDIDTGEFFGAGYRLFFDEEQGPKLGPFLAKVDQEFVVARLRRER